A portion of the Marinobacter alexandrii genome contains these proteins:
- a CDS encoding DJ-1/PfpI family protein: protein MLSNLNCRAFFVVPPQVQLLDISGPAHIFYEAKSYGAPIESFYITLDKSEELSSAGLHLSQLSRFNEFKLEENDIIFVPGLESHLIHDESFEQKNAGFFAWLKDQYKNGAKVCSVCTGAYLLAQAGLLDDKKCTTHWKYLKDFKQKFPKVGLLSDRLFVEDRNIYTSAGVSSGIDLALFLLEEKFGPVFATDIAKEVVVYLRRTEADPQLSVFLQYRNHLDQRVHEAQDMLAQHLNQKITIDKIADTVNMSSRNLTRLFKKTTGITIGDYHDKLRVERAVQLLSEGNKVDTVSLSCGLQSTNQLRTLLRKYGSALPHELRSI from the coding sequence ATGCTGTCTAATTTGAACTGCAGAGCCTTTTTTGTGGTCCCACCTCAAGTTCAATTACTTGATATAAGTGGGCCAGCTCATATTTTCTATGAGGCGAAAAGCTACGGTGCGCCCATCGAATCTTTTTATATCACTTTAGATAAAAGTGAAGAGCTGTCGAGTGCGGGCTTACATTTAAGTCAGCTTAGCAGGTTCAACGAATTCAAACTAGAAGAAAACGACATAATTTTCGTCCCAGGACTAGAATCACACCTAATACATGATGAAAGCTTTGAACAAAAAAATGCAGGTTTTTTCGCTTGGTTAAAAGATCAATATAAAAATGGTGCAAAAGTTTGCTCAGTATGTACAGGAGCATACTTACTTGCTCAAGCAGGTCTTTTAGATGATAAAAAATGTACTACACACTGGAAGTATCTTAAAGATTTTAAACAGAAATTCCCTAAAGTAGGCCTATTATCTGATCGCCTCTTTGTAGAAGACCGTAACATTTACACAAGCGCCGGTGTATCCTCAGGAATTGACCTAGCTCTATTTCTTCTTGAAGAAAAGTTCGGCCCAGTATTCGCCACAGATATTGCGAAAGAAGTGGTCGTCTACTTAAGAAGGACAGAAGCAGATCCACAACTGAGTGTTTTCCTTCAGTATCGAAATCACTTAGATCAGCGTGTTCATGAAGCACAAGATATGCTAGCTCAACATTTGAATCAAAAAATCACCATCGATAAAATAGCCGATACGGTGAATATGAGCTCCAGGAACTTGACTCGATTATTTAAAAAAACTACGGGTATTACCATTGGTGATTACCACGATAAACTAAGGGTTGAGCGAGCTGTTCAGCTTTTATCTGAAGGAAACAAAGTTGATACTGTTAGCCTTTCATGTGGTCTCCAAAGCACAAATCAACTTCGAACATTGCTTCGAAAGTATGGATCGGCTCTTCCTCACGAGCTAAGAAGCATCTAA
- a CDS encoding NADP-dependent isocitrate dehydrogenase yields the protein MAKIIYTHTDEAPALATKSFLPIVKAFTGKAGIEIETRDISLAGRIIAMFPEFLAEDQRIEDALSELGEIAKTPEANIIKLPNISASIPQLKAAIKELQLRGYALPDYPDEPKDDEGKDIKSRYDRIKGSAVNPVLREGNSDRRAPKAVKNFAKKFPHSMGKWSADSNSHVSSMSGDDFYGSEKSTTVSAATEVKIKFDAVDGSSKTLKDNFPIQAGEVIDASVMNMEKLKSFIANEIADAKAKNVLFSLHMKATMMKVSDPIIFGAAVEVYYKDVFDQYGDLFAELGVDTTNGIGDVYDKIQSLEENKKREIENAIERVYETRPALAMVNSDKGITNLHVPSDVIIDASMPAMIRTSGQMWNKDNQTQDTKAVIPDRCYSGVYQAVIDDCKKHGAYDPTTMGSVPNVGLMAQKAEEYGSHDKTFQFDREGTVSVVDANGNVLLAQEVHTGDIFRMCQVKDAPIQDWVKLAVNRAKATGSPAVFWLDKNRAHDAELIQKVESYLQGHDTSGLEIHIMSPVEATQFSIDRIRKSQDTISVTGNVLRDYLTDLFPILEVGTSAKMLSIVPLMNGGGLFETGAGGSAPKHVQQFVEEGHLRWDSLGEFLALTVSLEHLSEKYDNKQAKILADTLDNATSKLLEENKSPSRKVNEIDNRGSHFYLAMYWAEMLASQNDDAELKATFDSIAKELASNEDKINEELIAAQGAPINIGGYYQPSEKMTTSSMRASTSLNQIIDSI from the coding sequence ATGGCAAAAATCATTTATACACATACGGATGAGGCGCCTGCCTTAGCAACTAAATCTTTCTTACCAATTGTAAAAGCTTTTACTGGGAAAGCTGGGATTGAAATAGAAACGAGGGATATTTCGCTTGCTGGAAGAATCATAGCTATGTTTCCAGAGTTTCTTGCTGAAGATCAACGAATTGAGGATGCACTTTCTGAGCTGGGAGAAATAGCTAAAACCCCTGAAGCTAACATCATCAAGTTGCCAAATATTAGTGCTTCCATACCTCAGTTAAAGGCAGCTATTAAAGAACTTCAACTGCGAGGTTACGCCCTGCCTGATTATCCAGACGAGCCTAAAGATGATGAGGGAAAAGATATAAAGTCGCGATACGATAGAATTAAAGGAAGTGCTGTTAATCCTGTTCTGCGTGAAGGAAACTCAGATAGAAGAGCTCCTAAAGCAGTCAAGAATTTCGCTAAGAAGTTCCCACATTCAATGGGTAAATGGAGTGCAGATTCTAATTCACATGTTTCTAGCATGAGTGGAGATGATTTTTACGGAAGCGAAAAGTCCACAACAGTTTCTGCTGCAACTGAAGTTAAGATCAAATTTGACGCTGTTGACGGAAGCTCGAAAACTTTGAAAGATAATTTTCCGATTCAAGCAGGTGAAGTAATTGATGCTTCAGTGATGAATATGGAAAAACTGAAGTCTTTCATTGCAAATGAGATTGCAGATGCTAAAGCTAAGAACGTGCTCTTCTCACTTCATATGAAGGCCACCATGATGAAAGTCTCTGATCCAATCATTTTTGGAGCAGCTGTGGAAGTATATTATAAAGATGTATTTGATCAGTACGGAGACCTTTTTGCTGAATTAGGAGTAGATACGACAAATGGTATTGGAGATGTGTATGACAAAATTCAGAGCCTTGAAGAAAACAAGAAAAGAGAAATAGAGAACGCTATCGAAAGAGTTTATGAGACTCGTCCTGCTTTGGCCATGGTTAATTCTGACAAAGGAATTACGAATCTACACGTACCAAGCGATGTTATTATTGATGCATCTATGCCTGCAATGATCAGAACTTCAGGGCAAATGTGGAACAAGGATAATCAAACGCAAGATACCAAGGCGGTAATCCCAGATAGATGCTATTCAGGTGTTTATCAGGCAGTGATTGATGACTGCAAAAAACATGGAGCATATGATCCTACAACTATGGGAAGTGTGCCAAATGTGGGTTTGATGGCTCAGAAGGCGGAAGAATATGGTTCGCATGACAAAACTTTCCAATTTGATAGAGAAGGAACAGTTAGTGTTGTGGATGCGAATGGGAATGTACTTTTAGCACAAGAAGTACACACTGGTGATATTTTCAGAATGTGTCAGGTAAAAGACGCACCTATTCAGGACTGGGTGAAACTTGCAGTAAATAGAGCAAAGGCTACTGGATCTCCTGCAGTATTCTGGCTAGATAAAAATCGAGCTCACGATGCTGAGTTGATACAGAAAGTTGAGTCATATCTTCAAGGTCACGATACTTCAGGTTTAGAGATACATATTATGTCTCCAGTGGAGGCAACACAATTTTCTATTGACAGAATACGAAAAAGCCAAGATACAATCTCTGTGACAGGGAATGTTTTGAGAGATTATTTGACTGATTTATTTCCTATCCTTGAAGTTGGGACAAGTGCAAAAATGCTTTCTATTGTTCCATTGATGAATGGAGGAGGCCTATTTGAAACTGGGGCTGGGGGATCTGCACCCAAGCATGTTCAACAATTTGTGGAAGAAGGCCACCTTCGATGGGATTCATTGGGAGAATTTTTAGCGCTTACAGTATCCTTAGAGCACCTAAGCGAAAAATATGATAATAAGCAGGCCAAAATACTGGCTGATACGCTGGATAATGCAACTTCAAAGCTTTTAGAGGAAAATAAATCCCCATCCAGAAAGGTAAACGAAATCGACAATAGAGGAAGTCATTTTTATCTGGCGATGTATTGGGCAGAGATGTTGGCTAGCCAGAATGATGATGCTGAATTGAAGGCAACTTTTGATTCAATAGCTAAAGAGTTGGCCTCAAATGAAGATAAGATCAACGAAGAGTTGATTGCAGCACAAGGAGCACCAATAAATATTGGAGGTTATTATCAGCCAAGTGAAAAGATGACCACTTCTTCTATGCGAGCAAGTACAAGTTTGAATCAGATTATTGATTCTATTTAG
- the panB gene encoding 3-methyl-2-oxobutanoate hydroxymethyltransferase produces MSIHGKIKLITTHQLQEMKAKGEKISMLTAYDYSMAKIIDQAGVDVILVGDSASNVMAGNETTLPITLDHMIWHATSVVKAVNRALVVVDVPFGSYQGNSSEALRSCIRIMKEAGGHAVKMEGGIEIKESVTRVLSAGIPVMGHLGLTPQSIYKFGTYTVRAKEEEEAQKLIEDAKALEELGCFAIVLEKIPSQLAKKVSESITIPTIGIGAGPDTDGQVLVVHDMLGITQDFKPRFLRQYADLNQVMKEAFENYVSDIKSQKFPNEKESY; encoded by the coding sequence ATGAGTATACACGGAAAGATCAAATTAATCACTACGCACCAGCTTCAGGAAATGAAAGCGAAAGGTGAGAAAATTTCTATGCTAACAGCCTATGATTACTCTATGGCTAAGATCATTGATCAGGCTGGAGTTGATGTAATACTGGTAGGTGATAGTGCTTCCAATGTGATGGCAGGAAACGAAACAACCTTACCCATTACACTGGATCATATGATATGGCACGCTACTTCGGTTGTAAAGGCTGTAAACCGGGCATTGGTTGTTGTAGATGTTCCTTTTGGAAGCTATCAAGGCAACTCTTCTGAAGCACTTCGTTCATGTATTAGAATTATGAAGGAAGCAGGAGGACATGCTGTGAAAATGGAAGGTGGCATTGAAATAAAAGAGAGTGTAACACGTGTTTTGTCAGCCGGTATTCCGGTAATGGGACACTTAGGACTGACCCCTCAGTCCATCTATAAATTCGGAACGTATACTGTACGTGCAAAAGAAGAGGAAGAAGCTCAGAAGCTCATTGAAGATGCAAAAGCATTGGAAGAATTAGGCTGTTTTGCTATAGTGTTAGAGAAAATACCATCTCAATTAGCGAAGAAAGTTTCAGAATCAATCACTATTCCTACGATAGGAATAGGTGCAGGACCAGATACGGATGGTCAGGTTCTTGTCGTACATGATATGTTAGGTATTACCCAAGACTTCAAACCTCGCTTTCTTCGGCAGTATGCCGACCTTAATCAGGTGATGAAAGAGGCATTCGAAAATTATGTTTCCGACATTAAATCCCAAAAATTCCCCAACGAAAAAGAATCTTATTAA
- a CDS encoding AAA family ATPase — MKIHIFGASGSGTTTLANELADKLNYVHLDADEYYWRKTNPPFQEKIPLSERSNTLQLDFQKNVNVIVSGSLVTWGDYWVSAFDLAIFLLIPSEVRMRRLSKREQERYGDQLINDHTIADNSQAFLEWARKYDDPSFDGRSIKQHQDWIKKLTCKTLKITGDTSIEKRIQLVRESIKKG, encoded by the coding sequence ATGAAGATTCATATTTTTGGTGCTTCTGGATCAGGCACTACTACACTCGCCAATGAATTGGCTGATAAGCTAAATTATGTTCATCTGGATGCTGATGAATATTACTGGAGAAAAACAAATCCTCCTTTTCAGGAAAAGATACCTTTGTCAGAAAGGAGTAACACATTACAGCTAGATTTTCAAAAAAATGTAAACGTTATTGTAAGTGGCTCGCTTGTAACATGGGGAGATTATTGGGTTAGTGCATTCGATCTTGCTATTTTCCTATTGATTCCTTCAGAAGTAAGGATGAGGAGGTTATCAAAAAGAGAACAAGAACGATACGGGGATCAGCTTATTAACGATCATACAATTGCCGATAATTCACAAGCATTCTTGGAATGGGCTAGAAAATATGACGATCCCAGTTTTGATGGTAGAAGTATCAAACAGCATCAAGACTGGATCAAAAAGTTAACCTGTAAAACGCTGAAGATTACTGGAGACACATCAATCGAAAAACGTATTCAATTAGTAAGAGAATCAATTAAGAAAGGTTAG
- a CDS encoding potassium transporter TrkG yields MRRYQVLSKISGLKNSKLVSDKLVFIMVISSMVALILDYGYREDYLTHLLTDLFYVVFGIIFFINVLAQFPKKAYLSQKPKGYFVVLFLTGILAFISLSNTWNFVINESTSLNFYTAGGIFILTLFDFSGRLYRLKKQTMHPALVFALSFAVLICIGTLLLMVPNSSEKGIDFIDAIFTATSAVCVTGLIVVDTGKDFTITGQFVILGLIQLGGLGMLSFTALFAVFFKGFGSFESRLNLKNMINAQTLDGTFKTLLQIIFFVFLVEAIGAIAIYYSLGDSFESTGDRIFFSVFHTVSAFCNAGFSTLTNSLHEEGFRFNYPLHTIIAFLIIFGGLGYGVAISSYVYLKKTTAYWLYRIFKISWKKEPQKLRPHLGLNARIVINTTIILILTGFVFFYFFEEDNTLVEHSGIGKIVTAFFGSVTTRTAGFNTVDTGSLGLSTIMIVIFLMWIGASPGSTGGGIKTTTFAISTLNIIKQIFGYKAIIVGYKRISTGALQRASAIIFLSLIVIGISIFLLLTFDGHLGIMEIAFESISAFSTVGLSMGITNQLSDLGKVVIILTMFIGRVGFLTILTGLVHQLYQYHYSPIEYPEEEIFIN; encoded by the coding sequence ATGAGAAGATATCAGGTTCTGAGTAAGATATCAGGTTTAAAGAACTCGAAATTAGTAAGCGATAAGCTAGTTTTCATAATGGTAATCAGCTCAATGGTAGCATTGATTCTAGATTATGGTTATCGTGAAGATTATTTAACTCATTTACTGACAGATTTATTTTATGTCGTTTTTGGTATCATCTTCTTTATTAATGTATTAGCCCAATTTCCAAAAAAAGCTTATCTATCTCAAAAGCCTAAAGGGTACTTTGTTGTTCTTTTTCTTACTGGAATACTCGCGTTTATAAGCCTTTCTAATACATGGAATTTTGTTATAAATGAATCTACGAGTTTAAACTTCTATACAGCAGGAGGAATTTTCATTCTAACACTTTTTGATTTTTCAGGAAGACTTTATCGATTGAAAAAACAAACTATGCATCCTGCATTAGTATTCGCTTTGAGTTTTGCGGTTCTTATTTGTATTGGTACGCTCCTATTGATGGTACCAAACTCTTCTGAAAAAGGAATAGATTTCATTGATGCTATTTTTACAGCTACCAGTGCAGTATGCGTGACAGGATTGATAGTAGTTGATACAGGAAAGGATTTCACCATCACAGGACAATTTGTAATCCTAGGCCTGATCCAGCTTGGAGGATTGGGTATGTTAAGTTTCACCGCATTATTTGCGGTCTTTTTTAAAGGTTTTGGGTCATTTGAATCCCGACTCAACCTAAAAAATATGATCAATGCTCAAACACTTGATGGCACTTTCAAAACACTTCTTCAGATTATTTTTTTCGTATTCTTAGTAGAGGCTATTGGTGCTATAGCTATTTACTATTCACTAGGTGACTCATTTGAATCCACCGGTGATCGTATCTTTTTCAGTGTGTTTCACACTGTATCCGCATTTTGTAATGCAGGTTTCTCCACATTAACGAATTCTTTACATGAAGAAGGCTTCAGATTCAATTACCCCTTACATACAATAATTGCCTTCCTTATCATATTCGGAGGTTTGGGATATGGTGTTGCCATTAGTTCCTATGTCTACCTTAAAAAGACTACTGCGTATTGGCTCTATAGAATATTCAAGATCTCGTGGAAAAAAGAACCTCAGAAACTAAGACCTCATCTTGGCTTGAATGCTCGCATTGTAATCAACACCACTATCATTCTAATTCTCACTGGGTTTGTATTTTTCTATTTTTTTGAAGAAGATAACACACTAGTAGAACACTCCGGAATTGGCAAAATAGTAACTGCTTTTTTTGGATCTGTCACCACAAGAACTGCTGGATTTAACACCGTAGATACCGGATCACTAGGACTTTCAACTATAATGATTGTCATTTTTTTAATGTGGATAGGTGCTTCTCCGGGTTCGACGGGCGGAGGGATCAAGACCACTACTTTTGCTATCTCTACACTCAATATTATTAAGCAAATATTTGGCTATAAGGCTATTATCGTGGGATACAAACGGATATCTACTGGAGCATTACAGCGTGCAAGTGCAATCATTTTTCTATCACTTATTGTCATAGGAATATCCATTTTCCTTTTGTTAACCTTTGATGGGCATCTGGGCATTATGGAAATTGCCTTTGAAAGTATTTCCGCTTTTAGCACTGTAGGATTGAGTATGGGTATCACCAATCAATTAAGTGATTTAGGAAAAGTAGTAATTATCTTAACGATGTTTATCGGGCGTGTTGGTTTTTTAACTATCCTAACTGGATTAGTCCATCAGTTATATCAATATCACTATTCTCCAATAGAATATCCAGAAGAAGAAATATTTATCAATTAA
- a CDS encoding nitronate monooxygenase has product MKASFISDLSLPIVAAPMFLISGPEMVIECCKSGIVGTFPALNNRSTEGFEEWVVEIKEELAKWEEETGKKAAPFGVNLIVHKTNPRLEADLEIVVKHKVPLIITSLGAVTQLVDAVHSYGGLVFHDVIMKRHAEKAADAGVDGLILVCAGAGGHAGTLNPMSFVGEIRKFFNKTILLSGCISTGRDIASAMQMEADLAYMGTRFINTKESKAPEEYRKMIIEAGASDIVYTAAVSGVHANFLKPSLEAMGISEEMWKQSAKVDFGEELSANDEAKAWKTIWSAGQGVTKIYDTPSINELVSRLKKEFRGALQEQSDLLKKY; this is encoded by the coding sequence ATGAAAGCATCATTCATCTCTGACTTATCCCTTCCCATTGTAGCGGCACCCATGTTTCTTATTTCTGGACCTGAGATGGTCATTGAATGTTGTAAAAGCGGGATAGTTGGTACATTCCCTGCACTTAACAATCGTTCGACAGAAGGTTTTGAGGAATGGGTTGTTGAGATTAAAGAAGAGTTGGCAAAATGGGAAGAGGAAACAGGGAAAAAAGCAGCGCCTTTTGGAGTAAATCTTATAGTTCATAAAACAAACCCGCGTCTGGAGGCGGATTTGGAAATTGTGGTAAAGCATAAAGTGCCGCTGATAATTACATCACTCGGAGCAGTTACTCAGCTAGTAGATGCCGTTCATAGCTATGGTGGCCTGGTATTCCATGATGTTATTATGAAACGTCATGCTGAAAAGGCTGCAGATGCGGGAGTTGACGGACTTATCCTCGTATGTGCTGGTGCCGGCGGTCATGCGGGCACATTAAATCCTATGTCGTTTGTTGGAGAAATCCGTAAGTTCTTCAATAAAACCATCTTGCTATCTGGCTGCATTTCGACCGGACGCGATATTGCTTCAGCCATGCAAATGGAGGCTGATTTGGCTTACATGGGTACCAGATTCATCAATACGAAAGAAAGTAAAGCACCCGAAGAGTATCGTAAAATGATAATAGAGGCAGGAGCCTCGGATATTGTATACACAGCGGCGGTATCAGGAGTACACGCCAACTTCCTAAAACCGAGCTTGGAAGCAATGGGTATCAGTGAAGAAATGTGGAAGCAGTCCGCAAAAGTTGATTTTGGAGAAGAGTTGTCAGCGAATGATGAAGCGAAAGCCTGGAAAACTATTTGGTCTGCTGGACAGGGTGTCACCAAAATTTACGATACACCAAGTATAAACGAACTTGTCAGTCGATTAAAGAAAGAATTTAGAGGTGCATTGCAAGAACAGTCGGATTTACTAAAGAAATATTAG
- a CDS encoding thioredoxin family protein: MAAAESNMMPLGTVAPDFDLLDVISGENKTLEDVKSEYGLVVMFICAHCPFVKNIEEEIAVVARQYMDLKVGFVAISSNDANAYPEDGPDGLKAQAEEFEFSFPYLYDESQEVAKAYQAACTPDFFLFDEELKCIYRGRFDASTPGNPEPVTGDDLVDALEAHLEDDPIIEDQKPSIGCSIKWKS; encoded by the coding sequence ATGGCTGCAGCAGAATCGAATATGATGCCTTTAGGAACAGTGGCGCCTGATTTTGATCTTTTAGATGTTATTTCAGGAGAAAATAAAACACTGGAAGACGTAAAATCGGAGTACGGACTAGTTGTGATGTTTATATGCGCACATTGTCCTTTCGTGAAAAATATTGAAGAAGAAATTGCAGTAGTTGCCCGACAATATATGGATCTTAAAGTTGGGTTTGTTGCCATCTCTTCAAATGATGCGAATGCCTATCCAGAAGATGGTCCAGACGGACTCAAAGCTCAGGCAGAAGAATTTGAGTTCTCCTTTCCTTACCTGTATGATGAATCACAAGAAGTAGCTAAAGCCTATCAGGCCGCATGCACTCCTGATTTCTTCCTGTTTGATGAAGAGCTTAAATGTATTTACCGAGGAAGATTTGATGCAAGCACACCAGGAAACCCCGAGCCTGTAACGGGAGATGATTTGGTTGATGCACTTGAAGCCCATTTGGAGGATGATCCAATTATAGAGGATCAGAAACCAAGTATTGGGTGTAGCATTAAGTGGAAAAGCTAA
- a CDS encoding DJ-1/PfpI family protein — translation MKKIFSFIATFSFFLLVAQVTVDTEYICPPCNNSCDQLDFDKPGVCSHCNMVLVRKDLSKTIAFYLQDGVEVLDFAGPMEVFSYAGYKVFTVSKEKKPIKSQGILTIVPDYSIEDAPEADILAFFGGNSNAASGDEKVVKWVSSQKNIQYHFSVCTGAFILAEADILNGKTATTFHSALDGLEENYPEIDVRKDVRYVDNGRVITTAGISAGIDGALHLVAKLQGLNAAKRTAYYMEYDNWVPGDGLILSEDDPYKPTIKENELKAFEGEYEYKNGTQIVLKAKKDELFAIVQGLTYPIYHEAEDIFSDVGSEPVYFERNSDGRVVGYRLTPDGDIYQKID, via the coding sequence ATGAAAAAGATATTTTCATTTATTGCTACATTTTCATTCTTCCTACTTGTCGCTCAAGTAACTGTTGATACTGAGTACATCTGTCCTCCCTGCAATAACTCCTGCGACCAACTCGACTTTGATAAACCAGGGGTTTGCTCCCATTGCAACATGGTCTTAGTCCGGAAAGACCTTTCTAAGACCATTGCTTTTTACCTCCAGGATGGAGTAGAAGTATTGGATTTTGCTGGTCCTATGGAGGTCTTCTCCTATGCTGGCTATAAAGTATTTACTGTTTCAAAAGAAAAGAAGCCGATAAAATCACAGGGCATACTCACCATAGTACCAGATTACAGCATAGAAGATGCACCCGAAGCAGATATTCTTGCTTTTTTCGGAGGGAACTCAAATGCTGCTTCAGGTGATGAAAAAGTAGTTAAGTGGGTGAGTTCACAAAAAAATATTCAGTACCATTTTTCAGTATGCACAGGTGCTTTCATACTAGCAGAAGCAGATATTCTAAATGGAAAAACAGCCACAACGTTTCATAGCGCATTGGATGGACTGGAAGAGAATTATCCTGAAATTGATGTAAGGAAAGATGTACGCTACGTAGATAATGGACGTGTCATTACCACCGCTGGAATCTCTGCTGGGATTGATGGTGCATTGCATTTAGTGGCAAAACTCCAAGGATTAAATGCAGCTAAAAGAACAGCATACTACATGGAGTACGATAACTGGGTGCCGGGTGATGGATTGATCCTTTCAGAAGATGACCCTTACAAGCCTACTATAAAAGAGAATGAGCTAAAAGCATTCGAAGGTGAATACGAGTACAAAAACGGGACTCAAATAGTACTTAAAGCTAAAAAAGATGAACTCTTCGCAATAGTTCAAGGATTGACCTACCCTATCTATCATGAAGCAGAAGATATTTTTTCGGATGTTGGGAGTGAGCCTGTTTACTTCGAAAGAAACTCAGATGGGCGAGTTGTGGGTTATCGTTTAACTCCCGATGGCGATATTTATCAAAAGATCGATTAA
- a CDS encoding TrkA family potassium uptake protein has product MKFIVVGLGNFGSTLALKLAEDGHDVIGVDHNESLINSHKEKLTHTLKMDSTSELAVNDLPLDDTEAVVIAIGQDANAAITTAALFKKRVPTCRIVARATSDIHRTIFEAMDIEETVNPEAEYAEQFAHKLTITGEIKSYFLDEKYEIAEFKVPTSFLEKKVSEVDLVSKWNLSLVTIIRPESRKNLIGKEISQPKVIGPISGNTEFQEKDTLVLFGLIKDLEKMTDEIGEE; this is encoded by the coding sequence ATGAAATTTATTGTAGTAGGTTTAGGAAATTTCGGATCCACGTTGGCATTAAAACTTGCTGAAGATGGTCACGATGTGATAGGAGTTGATCATAATGAATCCTTAATTAACTCCCACAAAGAGAAGCTTACTCATACCTTAAAAATGGATAGCACCAGTGAGCTTGCTGTCAATGATTTGCCATTAGATGATACAGAAGCAGTCGTTATTGCAATAGGTCAAGATGCTAATGCAGCCATCACTACAGCTGCATTATTTAAGAAACGTGTCCCCACTTGTAGAATAGTGGCAAGGGCTACTTCTGATATTCATCGAACAATTTTTGAGGCAATGGACATTGAAGAAACTGTCAACCCTGAAGCTGAGTACGCAGAACAGTTTGCGCATAAATTAACTATCACAGGAGAAATAAAATCTTACTTCCTTGATGAAAAATATGAGATTGCTGAATTTAAAGTTCCCACATCGTTTCTTGAAAAGAAGGTAAGTGAGGTAGACCTAGTTTCTAAATGGAATTTATCTCTCGTCACAATTATCCGTCCTGAAAGTAGGAAAAACCTTATCGGAAAAGAAATTAGTCAGCCAAAAGTCATTGGTCCTATTTCTGGAAATACAGAATTTCAAGAAAAAGACACTTTAGTTCTATTCGGTCTTATTAAAGATCTAGAAAAAATGACAGATGAAATTGGTGAAGAATGA
- a CDS encoding carbonic anhydrase family protein yields the protein MKFKSILVGIMVIAIMSACTSQKEESAEKIDSQISIEPLVEDVLSQEELAKLTPEDVINSLMEGNKRFVNNDLTARDHTKQVRQSTFGQYPKAVILSCLDSRIPVEDVFDKGIGDVFVGRVAGNFVNTDLLGSMEFGCKVVGSKIIMVLGHESCGAIKATIDKVELGNITSMLKNINPAVDMSQSYTGQKSSVNPEYVSLVSENNVKNTIEVIRQNSEILKEMERKGEIKIVGAIYDMNSGIVRVVN from the coding sequence ATGAAATTTAAATCAATTTTAGTGGGAATCATGGTCATAGCAATCATGTCGGCTTGCACTAGTCAAAAAGAAGAATCGGCTGAAAAAATAGATTCACAAATAAGTATTGAACCTTTGGTAGAGGATGTACTATCTCAGGAAGAATTGGCAAAACTTACTCCTGAGGATGTAATCAATAGCTTAATGGAAGGTAATAAGCGCTTTGTCAACAACGACCTAACGGCGCGTGATCATACGAAGCAGGTAAGGCAGAGTACATTTGGACAATACCCGAAAGCGGTTATCCTATCATGTTTAGATAGTAGAATACCAGTTGAAGATGTTTTTGATAAGGGAATAGGAGACGTATTCGTAGGTAGGGTAGCTGGAAATTTTGTCAATACAGATTTACTTGGAAGCATGGAGTTTGGATGTAAAGTGGTTGGTTCAAAAATTATTATGGTCTTAGGACATGAAAGCTGTGGTGCAATAAAAGCAACTATTGATAAGGTAGAACTTGGGAACATTACGAGTATGCTGAAGAACATAAATCCAGCTGTGGACATGTCTCAATCCTATACCGGACAAAAAAGCTCTGTCAATCCTGAGTATGTATCATTAGTATCTGAAAATAATGTGAAAAATACCATTGAGGTGATACGCCAAAATAGTGAGATCCTAAAAGAGATGGAACGCAAAGGCGAAATAAAAATAGTAGGTGCTATTTATGATATGAATTCGGGTATTGTGAGGGTAGTGAATTAA